A DNA window from Hordeum vulgare subsp. vulgare chromosome 1H, MorexV3_pseudomolecules_assembly, whole genome shotgun sequence contains the following coding sequences:
- the LOC123419338 gene encoding gibberellin 2-beta-dioxygenase 3-like — protein sequence MTTTANVPLLLTSLLLLLCFTYISVLCEIVLLAMVGVTVPISVDTIPLVKCAHAAAAAVPSVDLSAPDAGAAVAAACRRVGFFRATNHGVPAALTDALEARAEAFFALPHEDKLEASARPFGYGSKSIGCNGDVGWLEYILLSVGSGSVAAACLPPSLRAALEEYTDAVREVGARVLELMADGLGVAEEHRGVLRQMAEADGADEMVRVNHYPPCPCPLAAGQRGVTGFGEHTDPQIISVLRSNRTGGLQIALPDGRWVPVAPDPDSLFVNVGDSLQVLTNGRFRSVKHRVVAPAEGQQPRLSVIYFGGPAPTQRIAPLPELMREGEQSLYRDFTWAEYKKAAYKSRLGDHRLGPFELPAAEEPTSSDKHCGSNAVQLPAPAPLHVARVH from the exons ATGACCACAACTGCAAACGTTCCCCTGCTCCTCACTTCTCTTCTGCTCCTGCTCTGCTTCACTTACATATCGGTGCTCTGCGAGATCGTCCTGCTGGCCATGGTGGGGGTCACGGTGCCTATCTCCGTGGACACGATCCCGCTGGTGAAATGTGCACATGCCGCGGCGGCCGCGGTGCCGAGCGTCGACCTGTCGGCGCCGGACGCGGGGGCTGCCGTGGCGGCCGCGTGCCGCCGCGTGGGCTTCTTCAGGGCGACCAACCACGGCGTGCCGGCGGCCCTGACCGACGCGCTGGAGGCCCGCGCCGAGGCCTTCTTCGCGCTGCCGCACGAGGACAAGCTGGAGGCGTCGGCGCGGCCCTTCGGCTACGGCAGCAAGAGCATCGGCTGCAACGGCGACGTGGGCTGGCTCGAGTACATCCTTCTCTCCGTCGGGTCCGGCtccgtcgccgccgcctgccTGCCGCCGTCGCTCCGGGCGGCGCTGGAGGAGTACACGGACGCGGTCCGCGAGGTGGGAGCGCGGGTGCTGGAGCTGATGGCGGACGGTCTCGGCGTGGCGGAGGAGCACCGCGGCGTGCTGCGGCAGATGGCGGAGGCGGACGGAGCCGACGAGATGGTGCGCGTAAACCACTACCCGCCGTGCCCCTGCCCCCTGGCAGCTGGGCAGCGCGGCGTGACGGGGTTCGGGGAGCACACGGACCCGCAGATCATCTCCGTGCTCAGGTCCAACCGCACCGGGGGCCTCCAGATCGCGCTCCCGGACGGCCGCTGGGTACCCGTGGCCCCCGACCCCGATTCCCTCTTCGTCAATGTCGGGGACTCCCTCCAG GTGCTGACGAACGGGCGGTTCCGGAGCGTGAAGCACCGGGTGGTGGCGCCGGCGGAGGGGCAGCAGCCGCGGCTGTCGGTGATCTACTTCGGCGGGCCGGCGCCGACGCAGCGGATCGCGCCGCTGCCGGAGCTGATGCGGGAAGGGGAGCAGAGCCTGTACAGGGACTTCACCTGGGCCGAGTACAAGAAGGCCGCCTACAAGTCCCGCCTCGGCGACCACCGCCTAGGCCCATTCGAGCTCCCCGCCGCCGAAGAACCCACCAGCTCCGACAAGCACTGCGGCAGCAACGCCGTCCAGCTGCCGGCGCCGGCGCCCCTTCACGTGGCACGAGTGCACTAG